From Methanoculleus oceani, a single genomic window includes:
- a CDS encoding transcription elongation factor Spt5: MAESANRVYAIKTTAKQERTVADNIEKVTREQKDIHVMAVMVPEELKGYVLVESPDSIARIEQLVELIPHARAVVQGSTALSEVEHFLVPKPVVSGITEGTIVEIIAGPFKGEKAVVKRIDTGKEEITVELYESMVPIPITVRGDSVRVVERSEDAS; this comes from the coding sequence ATGGCTGAGAGCGCAAACAGAGTCTATGCGATCAAGACGACCGCGAAACAGGAGCGGACGGTAGCCGACAACATCGAGAAGGTGACGAGGGAGCAAAAAGACATCCACGTGATGGCCGTCATGGTTCCCGAGGAACTGAAAGGTTACGTCCTTGTGGAGAGTCCTGACTCCATCGCCCGGATAGAGCAGCTGGTGGAGTTGATCCCCCATGCGCGCGCGGTGGTGCAGGGCTCGACCGCTCTCTCCGAGGTAGAACACTTCCTGGTCCCCAAACCGGTGGTCAGCGGCATTACCGAGGGCACCATCGTCGAGATCATCGCCGGCCCGTTCAAGGGCGAGAAGGCGGTCGTCAAGCGTATCGATACCGGGAAGGAAGAGATCACGGTCGAACTGTACGAGAGCATGGTCCCCATTCCGATCACGGTTCGCGGCGACTCCGTCCGCGTCGTGGAGCGGTCGGAAGACGCCAGCTAA
- the rpl12p gene encoding 50S ribosomal protein P1: MEYIYAALLLHNAGKDVTEENVTAVLNAAGVAVQDARVKALVAALEDVNIEEAISKAAVAPVAAAPAAAAPAAAAPAAEEEAEEEGKKEEEEESGMAGLGALFG; encoded by the coding sequence ATGGAGTATATCTACGCTGCACTGCTCCTGCACAACGCAGGCAAAGATGTAACTGAAGAGAATGTGACTGCTGTCCTGAACGCGGCCGGTGTCGCCGTCCAGGATGCCCGCGTGAAGGCGCTCGTCGCCGCACTCGAGGACGTGAACATCGAGGAGGCCATCAGCAAGGCCGCCGTCGCGCCTGTCGCCGCTGCACCCGCAGCCGCTGCCCCTGCAGCCGCCGCACCCGCAGCCGAGGAAGAGGCTGAGGAAGAGGGGAAGAAGGAAGAGGAAGAAGAGAGCGGCATGGCCGGTCTCGGCGCCCTCTTCGGCTAA
- a CDS encoding molybdopterin biosynthesis protein: protein MVKRYLSVITLAEARALVERSFSAVPGVVRIPVTAGAVGRITAAPIFARFSVPAIHISAMDGIAVRSADTIGASEQRPVTLPDAARVNTGNIVPPGYDAVIMIEDVWVGSKSDDFSRSAPTERRDGETYTIRKPVSPWQHVRPVGEDIGESEMILPSNHRIRPHDTGALANYGVTEVAVKNVRAGLIPTGSELVPAGEMPPPGKVVESNTLMAAAVLAETGAQTHRYPIVPDDYDRIRDAVRRGVAENDILLVSAGSSAGTRDYTADIVRDLGEVLAHGVAIKPGKPVIIGRIEGKPVIGLPGYPLAAATVLREIVLPLVARYGLPVREPEQVAARLTTSLHSDIGTDEFVLLSAGRIGERWVAVPQSRGAGVQMSAVRANGYLQIPSQKEGAEAGETLDVRLTVPRAEAEEAVLVTGSHDPALDYLADLVRPRGVDIHSTHAGSMGGVIALKKQECHAAPMHLLAPDGTYNTHYLERYMPGADLVLLCVAQRQQGVISRDGLGFDDLPGRTFINRQKGSGTRMLLDHHLAEHGIDPASIPGYGREATTHLAVALAVRTGEADAGVGVYSAAKALGLAFVPVATERYELVMHREMLDDPRIAALVETVAGEAFRQILRDLGGYETGETGVLRELQG, encoded by the coding sequence GTGGTGAAACGCTACCTCTCGGTCATAACGCTCGCTGAAGCCCGGGCACTCGTGGAACGCTCTTTTTCGGCGGTGCCGGGAGTCGTCCGGATCCCGGTGACCGCCGGGGCGGTGGGAAGGATAACCGCCGCGCCGATATTCGCCCGGTTCTCGGTCCCCGCCATCCACATCTCGGCGATGGACGGGATCGCGGTCAGGAGCGCCGATACTATCGGGGCAAGCGAACAGCGCCCGGTGACCCTCCCGGATGCGGCGAGGGTCAATACGGGGAACATCGTTCCCCCCGGCTACGACGCGGTGATCATGATCGAGGATGTCTGGGTCGGGTCGAAGTCTGACGACTTCTCTCGCTCCGCTCCCACGGAACGTCGCGACGGCGAGACATACACCATCAGAAAGCCGGTCAGCCCCTGGCAGCACGTCCGCCCGGTCGGCGAGGATATCGGCGAGTCGGAGATGATCCTCCCCTCCAACCACCGGATCCGGCCGCATGACACAGGAGCGCTCGCGAACTACGGGGTCACGGAGGTTGCGGTCAAAAACGTCCGGGCGGGCCTGATCCCCACCGGGAGCGAACTCGTGCCGGCAGGCGAGATGCCCCCGCCCGGGAAGGTCGTGGAGAGCAACACCCTGATGGCCGCGGCCGTCCTCGCGGAGACGGGTGCACAGACGCACCGCTACCCCATCGTCCCGGACGACTACGACCGGATCCGGGACGCCGTCCGGCGCGGCGTCGCGGAGAACGACATCCTGCTCGTCTCGGCCGGCTCGTCCGCCGGGACCCGCGACTATACCGCCGATATCGTCCGGGATCTCGGCGAGGTGCTGGCGCACGGGGTCGCCATCAAGCCGGGAAAGCCGGTGATCATCGGCAGGATCGAGGGAAAGCCGGTGATCGGTCTCCCCGGCTATCCCCTTGCCGCGGCAACCGTGCTCCGCGAGATCGTCCTGCCGCTCGTCGCCCGCTACGGCCTTCCGGTCCGCGAACCGGAGCAGGTCGCCGCCCGGCTGACCACGAGCCTCCACTCCGATATCGGGACCGACGAGTTCGTCCTCCTCTCGGCAGGCAGGATCGGTGAGCGCTGGGTTGCGGTCCCGCAATCACGGGGCGCGGGAGTCCAGATGAGTGCTGTGCGGGCGAACGGCTACCTGCAGATCCCGTCACAGAAAGAGGGTGCCGAGGCCGGGGAGACCCTCGACGTCCGGCTCACGGTCCCCCGCGCGGAGGCGGAGGAGGCGGTGCTCGTCACCGGCAGCCACGACCCGGCCCTCGACTACCTGGCCGATCTGGTGAGGCCGCGAGGCGTCGATATCCATTCCACCCATGCCGGGAGCATGGGCGGGGTGATCGCGTTAAAAAAGCAGGAGTGCCACGCGGCCCCGATGCACCTCCTCGCCCCCGACGGCACCTACAACACCCATTACCTGGAGCGCTATATGCCGGGCGCCGACCTCGTCCTCCTCTGCGTGGCACAGCGCCAGCAGGGGGTCATCTCGCGCGACGGACTCGGGTTCGACGACCTGCCCGGGCGGACGTTCATCAACCGGCAGAAGGGGTCCGGGACCAGGATGCTCCTCGACCACCATCTCGCGGAGCACGGCATCGACCCGGCGTCCATCCCGGGCTACGGGCGCGAGGCGACGACACACCTTGCGGTGGCCCTCGCGGTCCGGACCGGGGAGGCGGACGCAGGTGTTGGGGTCTACAGCGCCGCGAAGGCGCTCGGTCTCGCGTTCGTCCCGGTGGCGACGGAGCGCTACGAACTCGTGATGCACCGCGAGATGCTCGACGACCCCCGGATCGCGGCCCTTGTCGAGACCGTCGCGGGAGAGGCGTTCAGGCAGATTCTCCGGGATCTCGGGGGCTACGAGACGGGCGAGACAGGCGTGCTGCGCGAACTGCAAGGATGA
- a CDS encoding molybdopterin molybdotransferase MoeA translates to MSLFLEVVPVSEAVEVVRRIAPPPGCEEVPLEDALHRVLARDIHADIDIPGFDRSTVDGYAVAAAETIGASEAIPAMLQCRGRVGMGNADAGSISPGSCRYVPTGGALPGGADAVVMIEHAEQIGDDILMQRPVAPGENVVFRGEDFAAGKGVLARGRVLSPREIGVAAAVGADRVCVVTSPRIGIISTGNELVPVVETPGPGEVRDANSYLAGAFVTERGCHPVYFGIVRDERAVLKRAVSSALERCDAVLVSGGSSKDERDNTAAVIAELGEVLVHGIALAPGKPTIIGTARGKPVIGLPGHPASAFVVLVAVVDHLLAAMRQTAVSRRTVRARLTQNVPSARGREDYVRVALRDGGAVPVFGKSGLLNTLVQSEGLVRVPASSEGFEVGEEVEVILW, encoded by the coding sequence ATGAGCCTCTTCCTGGAGGTCGTACCCGTCAGCGAGGCCGTAGAGGTCGTGCGGAGGATCGCGCCTCCACCCGGGTGCGAGGAGGTCCCGCTCGAAGACGCCCTCCATCGTGTCCTCGCGAGGGACATCCATGCCGATATCGACATCCCGGGGTTCGACCGTTCGACGGTAGACGGCTACGCGGTCGCCGCGGCCGAGACCATCGGGGCCTCCGAGGCCATCCCGGCGATGCTCCAGTGCCGGGGCCGGGTCGGGATGGGAAATGCGGATGCCGGGAGCATATCCCCGGGATCGTGCCGGTACGTCCCTACCGGCGGCGCGCTCCCGGGGGGTGCCGACGCGGTGGTGATGATCGAGCACGCCGAGCAGATCGGGGACGATATCCTGATGCAACGCCCGGTAGCACCCGGTGAGAATGTAGTCTTCCGGGGTGAGGATTTCGCGGCCGGGAAAGGAGTCCTCGCGCGGGGCCGCGTGCTTTCGCCCCGGGAGATCGGGGTCGCCGCAGCGGTCGGCGCCGACCGGGTATGTGTGGTGACGAGCCCCAGGATCGGGATCATATCCACGGGGAACGAACTCGTCCCCGTCGTCGAGACGCCGGGGCCGGGCGAGGTGCGGGACGCGAACTCCTACCTTGCCGGCGCCTTCGTGACGGAGCGGGGCTGCCACCCGGTCTACTTTGGGATCGTCAGGGACGAGCGGGCGGTACTGAAGAGAGCGGTCTCTTCGGCGCTCGAGAGGTGCGATGCGGTTCTGGTCTCGGGAGGGTCCTCGAAGGATGAACGGGACAACACCGCAGCGGTCATCGCGGAACTCGGCGAGGTGCTGGTGCACGGGATCGCCCTCGCGCCCGGAAAGCCCACCATCATCGGGACGGCGCGGGGAAAGCCGGTCATCGGGCTCCCCGGCCACCCGGCCTCGGCCTTCGTCGTGCTCGTCGCCGTCGTCGATCACCTGCTCGCGGCGATGCGGCAGACCGCCGTCTCCCGGCGGACCGTCCGCGCACGGCTGACACAGAACGTTCCCTCCGCCCGCGGGCGGGAAGATTACGTCCGGGTCGCTCTCAGGGACGGCGGGGCCGTGCCGGTCTTCGGGAAGTCGGGGCTCCTCAACACCCTGGTGCAGAGCGAGGGGCTGGTGCGTGTCCCGGCGTCGAGCGAGGGGTTCGAGGTCGGCGAGGAGGTGGAGGTGATCCTGTGGTGA
- a CDS encoding D-aminoacyl-tRNA deacylase, whose protein sequence is MRIALINSKQDIAGAAIRHHLRTLLAAGGRWPLAEHHLLTFHEIDGRLIYQEQVDEGVDADLIIFISRHSSAQPTPALTVHVTGNYEAADLGGEPGTLAPAAPAWMHAILRNLAARAPEGYRVSYEVTHHGPTALATPSLFVEIGSTATEWADPAAGRAVAESILSAAPLETINLIGFGGTHYAVRQTGIALSSRGAFGHIVPTRQIGAINPGLLRMMQEAGSAVAAYIDKKSLSTDQIGRIERMLDDAGILLLSESEILAASGLEWATYLAVRALAEEIAPGSRIHIHDLTGEGTPVAVRIIPDLIEETVKTDKSGFLNGLDPLPAVHLSNGSTEVLSTFICFENGSSRLASDITTLCVKLLLICKNAVIDGDHLVLRKVRFDPEKARRHGVPKGPLFAMLAGGKAVEIEGRKITPDAVQTTSAKRIHIPGLERYI, encoded by the coding sequence ATGCGGATCGCGCTGATCAACTCAAAACAGGACATTGCCGGGGCGGCTATCAGGCACCACCTCCGGACCCTGCTCGCGGCGGGCGGGCGGTGGCCGCTTGCGGAACACCATCTGCTGACGTTCCACGAGATCGACGGACGACTGATATACCAGGAACAGGTCGACGAGGGGGTCGATGCCGACCTCATCATCTTCATCTCCCGGCACTCGAGTGCGCAGCCGACGCCCGCCCTGACCGTGCACGTAACCGGCAACTACGAGGCCGCCGATCTCGGCGGGGAACCGGGAACGCTCGCGCCGGCAGCCCCCGCCTGGATGCACGCCATCCTGCGAAACCTCGCCGCCCGGGCCCCGGAGGGCTACCGGGTCTCCTACGAGGTGACGCACCACGGCCCGACGGCGCTCGCGACGCCGTCGCTCTTCGTCGAGATCGGGTCCACCGCCACGGAATGGGCCGATCCGGCCGCAGGGAGAGCGGTTGCGGAGAGCATCCTCTCCGCGGCCCCACTGGAGACGATCAACCTTATCGGCTTTGGTGGGACCCACTACGCCGTGCGGCAGACCGGGATTGCCCTCTCCTCCCGGGGCGCCTTCGGCCACATCGTGCCGACGCGGCAGATCGGCGCCATCAATCCCGGTCTTCTCCGGATGATGCAGGAGGCGGGCTCTGCCGTGGCCGCCTACATCGATAAAAAATCGCTCTCTACCGACCAGATCGGGCGGATCGAGCGGATGCTCGACGACGCGGGGATTCTCCTCCTCTCCGAGTCGGAGATCCTCGCGGCCTCGGGCCTCGAGTGGGCCACCTACCTTGCGGTCCGGGCTCTCGCCGAAGAGATCGCCCCCGGGTCACGCATCCATATCCACGATCTTACAGGAGAGGGAACCCCCGTTGCGGTGCGGATAATCCCCGATCTGATTGAAGAGACGGTAAAAACCGATAAGTCCGGGTTTCTCAACGGTCTCGACCCATTGCCGGCCGTCCATCTCTCGAATGGATCCACGGAAGTGTTATCGACGTTCATCTGCTTTGAAAATGGGTCGTCCCGACTCGCAAGTGATATAACTACCCTGTGTGTAAAACTCTTACTTATCTGTAAAAATGCTGTTATCGACGGTGATCACCTCGTCCTCCGGAAGGTGCGGTTCGACCCCGAGAAGGCGCGCAGACACGGGGTCCCGAAAGGGCCGCTCTTCGCCATGCTTGCCGGCGGGAAAGCGGTTGAGATCGAGGGACGGAAGATCACACCCGATGCAGTGCAGACAACCAGCGCAAAGAGGATACATATCCCGGGATTGGAGAGATACATATGA
- the ftsZ gene encoding cell division protein FtsZ: MKSIVEEALSRAREEQRFAEPIEVDKDLEDILMELRTEIAVVGCGGGGSNTVTRMAEEGINGARLIALNTDAQHLIRTRAETRILIGRQRTRGLGAGSIPQVGEEAALENEDDIKRAVEGCDMVFITTGLGGGTGTGSAPVVAKSAREEGALTIAVVTLPFTAEGAIRGQNAEAGLERLREVADTVIVVPNDRLLEVVPRLPLHAAFKVSDEVLMRAVKGITELITMPGLVNLDFADVRTVMERGGVAMIGMGESDSEDKAADSVKKALRSPLLDVDISGATAALVNVVGGPDMTMSEAEGVIQEVYDRIDPDARIIWGAQVDPDMQGKMRTLLVVTGVRSPQIYGRNEKSMPRMMKQFEIDFLK; this comes from the coding sequence ATGAAATCCATCGTAGAAGAGGCACTTTCACGGGCGCGAGAGGAGCAGCGCTTTGCTGAGCCCATAGAGGTCGACAAGGATCTTGAGGACATCCTCATGGAGCTCCGGACTGAGATCGCAGTCGTCGGGTGCGGAGGCGGCGGTTCGAACACGGTGACCCGGATGGCGGAGGAAGGCATCAACGGGGCGAGGCTGATCGCTCTCAACACCGACGCCCAGCACCTTATCCGGACACGGGCCGAGACCCGTATTCTCATCGGAAGACAGAGGACCCGCGGCCTTGGTGCAGGCTCGATCCCCCAGGTCGGCGAGGAGGCGGCCCTCGAGAACGAGGACGACATCAAGCGGGCCGTCGAGGGGTGCGACATGGTCTTCATCACCACCGGCCTCGGGGGCGGCACCGGCACCGGCTCCGCACCCGTGGTCGCGAAATCCGCCCGGGAAGAGGGCGCACTGACCATCGCCGTGGTCACCCTGCCGTTCACGGCCGAAGGCGCTATCCGGGGTCAGAACGCCGAAGCGGGCCTTGAGCGGCTTCGCGAAGTGGCGGATACCGTCATCGTCGTCCCCAACGACCGCCTGCTCGAGGTCGTGCCCCGGCTTCCGCTCCACGCCGCCTTCAAGGTCTCTGACGAGGTGCTGATGCGGGCGGTCAAGGGCATCACCGAGCTGATTACGATGCCCGGGCTCGTGAACCTCGATTTCGCCGATGTCCGGACCGTCATGGAGCGGGGAGGCGTCGCGATGATCGGGATGGGCGAGAGCGACAGTGAGGACAAAGCCGCCGACTCGGTCAAGAAGGCGCTGCGCTCCCCGCTGCTCGATGTCGATATCTCCGGGGCGACCGCGGCGCTCGTCAACGTGGTCGGCGGACCCGATATGACGATGTCCGAGGCCGAAGGCGTCATCCAGGAGGTCTACGACCGCATCGACCCCGATGCCCGTATCATCTGGGGGGCCCAGGTCGATCCCGATATGCAGGGCAAGATGCGGACGCTTCTCGTCGTCACCGGTGTCCGGTCACCACAAATATATGGGAGAAACGAAAAGAGTATGCCACGCATGATGAAACAGTTTGAGATCGACTTCTTGAAGTGA
- a CDS encoding protein translocase SEC61 complex subunit gamma, with product MMDYKETLEEVKSFKIEEELFKKYWRVLKLARTPTRDEFSKIAIVAAAGIMLIGLVGFIIYEILLVLPK from the coding sequence ATGATGGATTATAAAGAGACGCTGGAGGAAGTAAAGTCGTTCAAGATCGAGGAGGAGCTCTTCAAGAAGTACTGGCGCGTGCTGAAGCTGGCACGGACGCCGACTCGCGACGAGTTCTCCAAGATCGCCATCGTGGCGGCGGCCGGGATCATGCTCATCGGCCTTGTCGGCTTTATCATATACGAAATCCTGCTGGTATTGCCCAAATGA
- a CDS encoding 50S ribosomal protein L10 — protein sequence MALYTHHLPKWKKDEVDEIKRGIEEHTLVGVVDMYGIPASQIQHIRRNLRGTARVKMARNTLIEHALNELGGSVAALNDHAEGQSALIFTNENPFKLFKLLEQTKTKMAAKPGETAPEDIIVPKGPTSFKPGPIVGELQQVGIPAAIEGGKVKIRETKTVVKKGEVINRKVAEALVKLGVKPMDVGLILQAAYYRETIFTPDLLAIDEEAYVNNIVLAAQQAFNLSVNAVIPTPLTVGAIIGKAVREARNVGVEASIYEKDIVDLIIGRAQREMLVVALAAAGRGFELDEATLKAASAATAAAPAAAPAAVEAKPEEEETEEEKKEEEEESGMAGLGALFG from the coding sequence ATGGCACTTTATACGCATCACCTGCCCAAGTGGAAGAAGGACGAGGTCGACGAGATCAAGCGCGGTATCGAGGAGCACACGCTCGTCGGCGTTGTGGACATGTACGGCATTCCTGCCTCGCAGATCCAGCATATCCGGCGGAACCTCCGCGGCACGGCGAGGGTGAAGATGGCCCGGAACACGCTGATCGAGCACGCTCTAAACGAGCTCGGCGGCAGCGTCGCGGCCTTAAACGACCACGCCGAAGGCCAGAGCGCCCTGATCTTCACGAACGAGAACCCGTTCAAGCTCTTCAAGCTGCTTGAACAGACCAAGACGAAGATGGCGGCAAAGCCCGGCGAGACCGCTCCCGAGGATATCATCGTCCCGAAGGGTCCGACCAGCTTCAAGCCCGGTCCGATCGTCGGCGAGCTTCAGCAGGTGGGCATTCCCGCAGCCATCGAGGGTGGAAAGGTCAAGATTCGCGAGACGAAGACCGTCGTGAAGAAGGGCGAGGTCATCAACAGGAAGGTTGCGGAAGCCCTCGTGAAACTCGGCGTCAAGCCGATGGACGTCGGCCTCATCCTGCAGGCCGCATACTATCGCGAGACCATCTTCACGCCGGATCTCCTGGCTATCGATGAAGAGGCCTACGTCAACAACATCGTGCTTGCGGCCCAGCAGGCGTTCAACCTCTCGGTCAATGCCGTCATCCCGACCCCGCTGACCGTCGGCGCCATCATCGGCAAGGCGGTACGCGAAGCCCGGAACGTGGGCGTCGAGGCGAGCATCTACGAGAAGGATATCGTCGACCTGATCATCGGGCGGGCACAGCGGGAGATGCTGGTCGTCGCGCTCGCGGCGGCAGGCCGTGGGTTCGAGCTCGATGAGGCGACCCTGAAGGCAGCCTCGGCTGCGACCGCTGCGGCACCCGCAGCGGCCCCGGCAGCTGTCGAGGCAAAGCCCGAGGAAGAGGAGACGGAAGAGGAGAAGAAGGAGGAGGAGGAAGAGAGCGGCATGGCCGGTCTCGGTGCCCTCTTCGGCTAA
- a CDS encoding 50S ribosomal protein L1: protein MVDKTSIQKAVKTALEKAPERKFKESVDITVNLRNIDMSQPKNRIDETILLPNGFDNVKIAVLGKGDIVTQAKEVNVELIIGPEEIERLGGEPREARKVAEEYRFFLAETAMMPLVGRYLGVRLGPRGRMPMPVPQGMDIRPIVQRLRSSVKIRTKDKKVFHTKVGTSGMEPAEIAENIDAVLHRVEAVLESGALNIHSVYVKTTMGPAVRVV, encoded by the coding sequence ATGGTTGATAAAACCAGTATACAGAAAGCCGTGAAGACGGCACTGGAGAAGGCTCCGGAACGGAAGTTCAAGGAGAGCGTGGATATCACCGTCAACCTCAGGAATATCGATATGTCCCAGCCCAAGAATCGTATCGATGAGACGATTCTCCTCCCGAACGGTTTTGACAACGTCAAGATCGCCGTTCTCGGGAAGGGCGACATTGTCACCCAGGCAAAAGAGGTGAATGTGGAGCTCATCATCGGACCTGAGGAGATCGAGCGGCTCGGGGGAGAACCCCGGGAAGCGCGTAAGGTGGCGGAAGAGTACCGGTTCTTCCTTGCCGAGACGGCAATGATGCCTCTCGTCGGCCGTTATCTCGGTGTCAGGCTTGGCCCGCGCGGGCGGATGCCGATGCCGGTTCCGCAGGGAATGGATATCCGGCCCATCGTTCAGCGTCTGCGCAGTTCCGTGAAGATCCGGACGAAGGACAAGAAGGTCTTCCACACGAAGGTCGGAACTTCCGGGATGGAGCCCGCGGAGATCGCCGAGAACATCGACGCCGTCCTTCACAGGGTCGAGGCCGTCCTGGAGAGCGGGGCACTGAACATCCACTCGGTCTACGTGAAGACAACCATGGGACCGGCAGTGAGGGTGGTCTGA
- a CDS encoding 50S ribosomal protein L11 has product MAETVEVLVPGGKATAGPPLGPALGPLGINVKAVVDEINKKTADFNGMQVPVTVTVDDKRNFTIEVGIPPTTALVMKEAGIGKGSAEPGALVAGDLPLEAAVRIARMKFDDMLSYDLKSAVKEVVGTCVSVGVTVEGRKPREMIQAINNGEYDGVLVA; this is encoded by the coding sequence ATGGCAGAAACGGTCGAGGTATTGGTACCCGGTGGCAAGGCAACAGCAGGTCCGCCTCTCGGGCCTGCGCTCGGTCCTCTCGGTATCAACGTGAAGGCTGTCGTCGACGAGATCAACAAAAAGACAGCGGACTTCAACGGCATGCAGGTGCCGGTGACGGTCACGGTCGACGATAAGCGGAACTTCACGATTGAGGTGGGCATTCCGCCCACGACGGCTCTCGTAATGAAAGAGGCCGGTATCGGGAAGGGCTCGGCAGAGCCGGGTGCTTTGGTGGCGGGAGACCTGCCGCTGGAGGCCGCCGTTCGTATTGCCCGTATGAAATTTGATGACATGCTCTCGTACGATCTGAAATCGGCAGTCAAAGAGGTCGTTGGAACGTGCGTGAGCGTTGGTGTCACCGTCGAGGGGAGAAAACCCCGCGAGATGATCCAGGCCATCAATAACGGGGAGTACGACGGCGTGCTCGTCGCATAG